Proteins co-encoded in one Campylobacter jejuni genomic window:
- the proS gene encoding proline--tRNA ligase has product MMRFTKFYAPSLKEAPKDASLPSHIFLTRAGFVEQIGSGLYNFLPLGKRVLDKIKNIVKEEMDKAGAQEVNLSFITPASLWQESGRYNVFGKELLRFKDRKENEFVLGPTHEEAMLSLVKNKITSYKQLPLHLYQIGLKFRDEARPRFGLLRCREFLMKDGYSFHANEEDLGREFELMYKTYSQILQRMGLDFRAVEADSGAIGGSGSKEFMVLAKNGEDDILICENCDYAANVEAAKRAKKTCQDERPEANYASKFHTPNIKTIDSLAQFFKINAFYTIKAVVKKAIYENESKLVVFFIRGSDDLQEIKAQNACSALELVDASEEELEKAGLVAGFIGFVGLKDVDFYIDFELENEKQMIMGANEKDYHLIGIDVVNLNKDRFKDLIEVKEGDCCAKCGAKLKQSKGIEVGHIFKLGQKYSKAMNANFLDENGKSQPFYMGCYGIGVSRLLAVAIEANHDEKGCIWNKTLAPFVLEIIISNLKDEKALEFANKLYEDLTNLGLEVLLDDRNERFGVKMNDFELMGFPYALVIGKGLENNEIEFIQREGLIKELIKTDELMEILKKKVL; this is encoded by the coding sequence ATGATGAGATTTACTAAATTTTATGCACCAAGTTTAAAAGAAGCACCAAAAGATGCGAGTTTGCCTAGTCATATTTTTTTAACGCGTGCGGGTTTTGTAGAACAAATTGGCAGTGGACTTTATAATTTCTTGCCTTTGGGAAAAAGAGTTTTAGATAAGATTAAAAATATAGTTAAAGAAGAAATGGATAAGGCTGGAGCACAAGAAGTAAATCTTAGTTTTATCACTCCTGCAAGTTTGTGGCAAGAAAGTGGGCGTTATAATGTTTTTGGAAAAGAACTTTTGCGTTTTAAAGACAGAAAAGAAAATGAATTTGTTTTAGGTCCAACACATGAAGAAGCTATGCTTTCTTTGGTAAAAAACAAAATCACAAGCTATAAACAACTTCCTTTGCATTTATATCAAATTGGACTTAAATTTCGTGATGAAGCAAGGCCTAGATTTGGGCTTTTAAGATGTCGTGAATTTCTAATGAAAGATGGATACAGTTTTCATGCTAATGAAGAAGATTTAGGGCGTGAGTTTGAGCTTATGTATAAAACTTATTCTCAAATTTTACAAAGAATGGGGCTTGATTTTAGAGCAGTTGAAGCTGATAGTGGGGCTATTGGTGGAAGTGGTTCTAAGGAATTTATGGTTTTAGCAAAAAATGGAGAAGATGATATTTTAATTTGTGAAAATTGTGATTATGCGGCTAATGTTGAAGCTGCAAAAAGAGCTAAAAAAACTTGTCAAGATGAGCGTCCTGAAGCAAATTATGCGAGTAAATTTCACACTCCAAATATTAAAACTATAGATTCTTTAGCACAATTTTTTAAAATCAATGCTTTTTATACGATTAAAGCAGTGGTAAAAAAAGCTATTTACGAAAATGAAAGCAAATTAGTTGTGTTTTTTATAAGAGGAAGTGATGATTTACAAGAAATCAAGGCTCAAAATGCTTGTAGTGCCCTTGAACTAGTCGATGCGAGCGAAGAAGAATTAGAAAAAGCTGGTTTGGTAGCTGGTTTTATAGGTTTTGTGGGATTAAAAGATGTAGATTTTTATATAGATTTTGAGCTTGAAAACGAAAAGCAGATGATTATGGGTGCGAATGAAAAAGATTATCATTTAATCGGCATTGATGTTGTAAATTTAAACAAAGATCGTTTTAAAGATTTGATTGAAGTTAAGGAAGGGGATTGCTGTGCTAAATGTGGAGCAAAATTAAAACAAAGCAAAGGTATAGAAGTAGGGCATATTTTTAAACTCGGACAAAAATATTCTAAAGCGATGAATGCAAATTTTTTAGATGAAAATGGCAAAAGCCAGCCTTTTTACATGGGATGTTACGGTATAGGTGTTTCACGCTTATTGGCTGTAGCTATTGAAGCAAATCATGATGAAAAAGGATGTATTTGGAATAAAACTTTAGCTCCTTTTGTGCTTGAAATTATTATTTCAAATCTCAAAGATGAAAAGGCTTTAGAATTTGCTAATAAGCTTTATGAGGATTTAACTAATCTTGGATTAGAAGTATTGCTTGATGATAGAAATGAGCGTTTTGGGGTTAAAATGAATGATTTTGAACTTATGGGTTTTCCTTATGCATTAGTTATTGGTAAAGGATTAGAAAATAATGAAATAGAGTTTATCCAAAGAGAAGGTTTGATAAAAGAACTTATAAAAACTGATGAACTTATGGAAATTCTTAAAAAGAAAGTGTTATGA
- the fxsA gene encoding FxsA family membrane protein, with protein MNYKLSLSPLFVLEIIASILFIVFFGFGNFLFFILLSMIFGAVLLGIFWKNMLEFQMGGLKDMLTQFSFVIAGFLLIFPGIITSVFGIFVFFFGIALKLITKSKYQYTKQEYQNSNEEIIDVEIIEDRK; from the coding sequence ATGAATTATAAATTAAGTTTAAGCCCTTTATTTGTACTTGAAATTATTGCAAGTATACTTTTTATAGTGTTTTTTGGTTTTGGTAATTTTTTATTTTTCATACTTTTGAGTATGATTTTTGGTGCGGTTTTATTGGGAATTTTTTGGAAAAATATGCTTGAATTTCAAATGGGCGGCTTAAAGGATATGTTAACACAATTTTCTTTTGTTATTGCAGGGTTTTTACTTATTTTTCCAGGGATTATTACAAGTGTTTTTGGAATTTTTGTATTTTTCTTTGGTATTGCTTTGAAATTAATAACTAAATCAAAATATCAATACACCAAGCAAGAGTATCAAAATTCTAATGAAGAAATTATTGATGTTGAAATTATAGAGGATAGAAAATGA
- the hemC gene encoding hydroxymethylbilane synthase has product MKLIIATRKSQLALWQSEHVAQILKNTHQIEVLLEGFKTKGDVLLDSPLAKIGGKGLFTKELEESMLRKEAHLAVHSLKDVPSFFPQGLVLAAVSKREQSNDAMLSQNYKDFLSLPKGAKIGTTSLRRKMQLLLLRPDLEIVSLRGNVNSRIEKLKNNKFDAIILAMAGIKRLNLDKQVNFVYEFSKDELIPAASQGALGIESINDEKILKLLKCLNDENALIETSIEREFIATLEGGCQVPIGINAELLGDEICVRAVLGLPDGSEILKDKRMIKKNDFKGFGESLAKEFIAKGAKELLKKAESMI; this is encoded by the coding sequence ATGAAGCTTATTATCGCAACAAGAAAAAGTCAATTAGCTCTTTGGCAAAGTGAGCATGTAGCCCAAATTTTAAAAAATACACATCAAATTGAAGTGCTTTTAGAAGGTTTTAAAACAAAAGGCGATGTTTTGCTGGATTCTCCTTTGGCAAAAATTGGTGGTAAAGGACTTTTTACAAAAGAACTTGAAGAAAGTATGTTAAGAAAAGAAGCACACTTAGCGGTGCATAGTTTAAAAGATGTGCCTAGTTTTTTTCCTCAAGGTTTAGTTTTGGCGGCGGTAAGTAAAAGAGAGCAAAGCAATGATGCTATGCTAAGTCAAAATTATAAAGATTTTCTTTCTTTGCCAAAAGGTGCAAAAATAGGCACTACTAGTCTTAGACGCAAGATGCAGCTTTTATTGTTAAGACCTGATTTAGAAATTGTTTCTTTGCGTGGTAATGTTAATTCTCGTATAGAGAAATTAAAAAATAATAAATTTGATGCGATTATTTTAGCTATGGCGGGAATTAAACGCTTAAACTTAGATAAGCAAGTGAATTTTGTTTATGAATTTAGTAAAGATGAGCTTATTCCTGCAGCTTCTCAAGGAGCTTTAGGTATAGAAAGTATAAATGATGAAAAAATTTTAAAACTTTTAAAATGTTTAAATGATGAAAATGCTTTGATTGAAACAAGCATTGAAAGAGAATTTATTGCTACTTTAGAAGGGGGTTGTCAAGTTCCTATAGGTATTAACGCAGAGCTTTTAGGAGATGAAATTTGTGTGCGTGCGGTACTTGGACTACCCGATGGAAGTGAAATTTTAAAAGATAAAAGAATGATTAAAAAGAATGATTTTAAAGGTTTTGGGGAGAGTTTGGCTAAGGAGTTTATTGCTAAAGGTGCTAAAGAACTTTTAAAAAAAGCTGAGAGTATGATATGA
- the ubiD gene encoding menaquinone biosynthesis decarboxylase, producing the protein MKEFIQILKENDLLRVIEEPVDVDLEIAHLAYIEAKKGEKGKALLFKNPIDKKLNKQYKFPVLMNTFCNEKALNLAFGRDYEEVAEEISKLTKLHIPTSFKAKMDFFMNLLSFKNVPPKRLKKNKALYDYEILNSLEELPMLKTWEDDAGKFITMGQVYTQNLDKTQNNLGMYRLQMSDKNELLMHWQIHKDGANFYHEYKNAGFKKMPVSIAIGGDPLYIWCSQAPLPKGIFELLLYGFIKKTPVKLTPCENGIFVPYDSDVVIEGYVDLEEFKIEGPFGDHTGFYTPAELFPVMKVEKIYAKKDAIYQATVVGKPPLEDKIMGLGTERIFLPLLQTSVPDLLDYNMPENGVFHNLILAKIDVKYPAHAQQIMHAFWGVGQMSFVKHAIFVDKNAPSLKDYDALIPYILNRFDAEKILISEGICDQLDHASPNSCFGGKAGLDACEEIQVEELEILEDEKLLELFKTKVELLNLKQFYKESKSPIVCILLDKKEKIEQSFDKLLEFKKHFRILVFLDAENKLENSYMLVWRVVNNIDAKRDIFIKEERLGVDASAKGEAEGYLRAWPKQTDCTKSVIEDLILRNILENNPDLFNKFEIF; encoded by the coding sequence ATGAAAGAATTTATTCAAATTTTAAAAGAAAATGATCTTTTAAGGGTAATTGAAGAGCCTGTAGATGTAGATCTTGAAATCGCTCATTTAGCTTATATAGAAGCTAAAAAAGGAGAAAAAGGTAAGGCTTTATTATTTAAAAATCCTATAGATAAAAAATTAAATAAACAATATAAATTTCCTGTTTTGATGAATACTTTTTGCAATGAAAAGGCTTTAAATTTAGCTTTTGGGCGTGATTATGAAGAGGTGGCTGAAGAAATTTCAAAACTCACCAAGCTTCATATTCCTACGAGTTTTAAAGCAAAAATGGATTTTTTTATGAATTTGTTAAGTTTTAAAAATGTTCCTCCTAAAAGACTGAAAAAAAATAAAGCCTTGTATGATTATGAAATTTTAAACTCCCTTGAAGAACTTCCCATGCTAAAAACTTGGGAAGATGATGCGGGTAAATTTATTACCATGGGGCAAGTTTATACACAAAATTTAGATAAAACTCAAAATAATCTTGGAATGTATCGTTTGCAAATGAGTGATAAAAATGAACTTTTAATGCATTGGCAAATTCATAAAGATGGAGCAAATTTTTATCACGAATACAAAAATGCTGGTTTTAAAAAAATGCCTGTAAGTATAGCCATAGGTGGAGATCCGCTTTATATTTGGTGTTCTCAAGCACCTTTACCTAAGGGAATTTTTGAACTTTTGCTTTATGGTTTTATTAAAAAAACTCCTGTAAAACTTACTCCTTGTGAAAATGGTATTTTTGTGCCTTATGATAGTGATGTAGTTATTGAAGGTTATGTGGATTTAGAAGAGTTTAAAATCGAAGGTCCTTTTGGAGATCATACGGGTTTTTATACTCCTGCTGAACTTTTTCCTGTGATGAAAGTAGAAAAAATTTATGCTAAAAAAGATGCGATCTATCAAGCAACGGTTGTAGGGAAACCTCCTTTAGAAGATAAGATCATGGGGCTTGGTACTGAAAGAATTTTTTTACCCTTGCTTCAAACTTCGGTGCCTGATTTACTTGATTATAATATGCCTGAAAATGGAGTCTTTCATAATCTTATCTTAGCAAAAATCGATGTAAAATATCCTGCTCATGCACAACAAATTATGCATGCATTTTGGGGAGTAGGGCAAATGAGTTTTGTTAAACATGCAATTTTTGTAGATAAAAATGCACCTTCTTTGAAAGATTATGATGCTTTAATTCCTTATATTTTAAATCGTTTTGATGCGGAAAAAATTTTAATTTCAGAAGGAATTTGTGATCAATTAGATCATGCTTCGCCTAATTCTTGTTTTGGGGGTAAAGCAGGACTTGATGCTTGTGAAGAAATACAAGTTGAAGAGCTTGAAATTTTAGAAGATGAAAAATTACTAGAACTTTTTAAAACTAAGGTAGAACTTTTAAATTTAAAGCAATTTTATAAAGAAAGTAAAAGTCCTATAGTTTGTATTTTGCTTGATAAAAAAGAAAAAATCGAACAAAGTTTTGACAAACTTTTAGAATTTAAAAAACATTTTAGGATTTTAGTATTTTTAGATGCTGAAAATAAGCTTGAAAATTCTTATATGCTTGTTTGGCGTGTGGTAAATAATATAGATGCTAAAAGAGATATTTTTATCAAAGAAGAAAGACTTGGAGTAGATGCAAGTGCTAAAGGTGAAGCTGAGGGTTATTTAAGAGCTTGGCCTAAGCAAACAGATTGCACTAAAAGCGTGATAGAAGATTTGATCTTGCGTAATATTTTAGAAAATAATCCAGATCTTTTTAATAAATTTGAAATTTTTTAA
- the flaG gene encoding FlaG family protein, translating into MEISKANGQMDTALANISQRTSETQASLNIQTDRSQSQGGDDGQQRGVSEKLADIAKKLNEQMDSLDTNVRFGYSDKIGSMYISVTEKSTGREIRQIPSEEAMRLAEYFRDVIGMIFDKES; encoded by the coding sequence ATGGAAATATCGAAGGCAAATGGGCAAATGGATACAGCTTTGGCAAACATTAGCCAAAGAACAAGTGAGACACAGGCTAGTTTAAACATTCAAACCGATAGAAGTCAAAGCCAAGGAGGCGATGATGGACAGCAACGAGGTGTGAGTGAAAAGTTAGCTGATATTGCAAAAAAGTTAAATGAGCAAATGGATTCTCTAGATACCAATGTTCGTTTTGGTTATAGTGATAAAATCGGTTCTATGTATATTAGCGTGACTGAAAAAAGTACTGGAAGGGAAATCCGTCAAATTCCTAGCGAAGAAGCTATGAGATTAGCTGAGTATTTTAGGGATGTGATAGGAATGATATTTGATAAGGAGAGTTAA
- the fliD gene encoding flagellar filament capping protein FliD, with protein sequence MAFGSLSSLGFGSGVLTQDTIDKLKEAEQKARIDPYTKKIEENTTKQKDLTEIKTKLLSFQTAVSSLADATVFAKRKVVGSISDNPPASLTVNSGVALQSMNINVTQLAQKDVYQSQGLANDGGFVNAQLNGTADLTFFSNGKEYTVTVDKNTTYRDLADKINEASGGEIVAKIVNTGEKGTPYRLTLTSKETGEDSAISFYAGKKDAQGQYKSDLEAEKIFKSLGWELDTTSSIDPAKDKKGYGIKDASLHIQTAQNAEFTLDGIKMFRSSNTVTDLGVGMTLTLNKTGEINFDVQQDFEGVTKAMQDLVDAYNDLVTNLNAATDYNSETGTKGTLQGISEVNSIRSSILADLFDSQVVDGTTEDANGNKVNTKVMLSMQDFGLSLNDAGTLSFDSSKFEKKVKEDPDSAESFFSNITKYEDINHTGEVIKTGSLSKYLNSNGGSANGLDFKPGDFTIVFNNQTYDLSKNSDGTNFKLTGKTEEELLQNLANHINSKGIEGLKVKVESYDQNNVKGFKLNFSGDGSSDFSIKGDANILKELGLSDVNISSKPIEGKGIFSKLKATLQEMTGKDGSITKYDESLTNDIKSLNTSKDSTQVMIDTRYDTMANQWLQYESILNKLNQQLNTVTNMINAANNSNN encoded by the coding sequence ATGGCATTTGGTAGTCTATCTAGTTTAGGATTTGGTTCTGGGGTTTTAACTCAAGATACTATAGATAAATTAAAAGAAGCAGAGCAAAAAGCTCGTATTGATCCTTATACTAAAAAAATTGAAGAAAATACAACCAAACAAAAAGATTTAACAGAAATCAAAACTAAATTACTAAGTTTTCAGACGGCTGTTTCATCATTAGCTGATGCTACGGTTTTTGCGAAAAGAAAAGTTGTAGGAAGTATTAGCGATAATCCTCCAGCAAGTCTTACGGTTAATTCGGGTGTTGCTTTACAAAGCATGAATATCAATGTTACTCAACTTGCACAAAAAGATGTGTATCAAAGTCAAGGATTGGCAAATGACGGTGGTTTTGTTAATGCACAATTAAATGGAACTGCCGATCTTACTTTTTTTTCAAATGGCAAAGAATATACTGTTACGGTAGATAAAAACACAACCTATAGAGATTTAGCTGATAAAATTAATGAAGCTAGTGGAGGAGAGATTGTCGCTAAGATTGTAAACACAGGAGAGAAAGGCACTCCTTACCGCTTAACTTTAACCAGTAAAGAAACAGGCGAAGACAGTGCGATAAGTTTCTATGCAGGAAAAAAAGATGCGCAGGGTCAGTATAAAAGTGATTTAGAGGCAGAAAAAATATTCAAAAGTCTTGGATGGGAATTAGATACAACGAGTTCTATTGATCCAGCTAAGGATAAAAAAGGTTATGGTATTAAGGATGCTTCTTTGCATATCCAAACTGCGCAAAATGCAGAATTCACACTTGATGGTATTAAGATGTTTAGATCAAGTAATACTGTTACCGATCTTGGTGTAGGAATGACTTTAACTTTAAATAAAACAGGTGAAATTAATTTTGATGTACAGCAAGATTTTGAAGGTGTGACAAAAGCCATGCAAGATTTGGTGGATGCTTATAATGATTTAGTAACCAATCTTAATGCTGCAACTGACTATAATAGTGAAACTGGAACAAAAGGAACTTTACAAGGCATCAGTGAAGTAAATTCAATACGCTCAAGCATTCTTGCTGATTTGTTTGATTCTCAAGTTGTTGATGGAACTACTGAAGATGCAAATGGTAATAAAGTAAACACTAAGGTTATGCTTTCTATGCAGGATTTTGGCTTAAGTTTAAATGATGCAGGCACTTTGAGTTTTGATTCTTCTAAATTTGAAAAAAAAGTTAAAGAAGATCCAGACTCTGCTGAAAGTTTTTTTTCAAATATTACTAAATACGAAGACATTAATCACACAGGAGAGGTAATTAAGACAGGAAGTTTAAGTAAATATCTTAATTCCAATGGAGGTAGTGCTAATGGTTTAGATTTTAAACCAGGAGATTTTACCATAGTTTTTAATAATCAAACATATGATTTATCTAAAAATTCTGATGGTACTAATTTTAAATTAACAGGAAAAACAGAGGAAGAATTGCTTCAAAATTTAGCTAATCATATAAACAGCAAAGGTATTGAAGGTTTAAAAGTTAAGGTTGAATCTTATGATCAAAACAATGTTAAAGGGTTTAAGTTGAATTTTAGCGGAGATGGTAGCTCAGATTTTTCAATCAAAGGAGATGCTAACATTCTCAAGGAATTAGGTTTGTCTGATGTAAATATAAGCTCTAAGCCTATAGAAGGTAAAGGTATTTTTTCAAAATTAAAAGCCACGTTGCAAGAGATGACTGGAAAAGATGGTTCAATTACAAAATATGATGAGAGTTTGACAAATGATATTAAATCATTAAATACCTCTAAAGACTCAACTCAGGTTATGATTGATACAAGATATGATACAATGGCGAATCAATGGTTGCAATATGAGAGTATTTTAAATAAACTCAATCAACAGCTAAATACTGTAACTAATATGATTAATGCGGCAAACAATTCTAATAATTAA